DNA sequence from the Paramormyrops kingsleyae isolate MSU_618 chromosome 14, PKINGS_0.4, whole genome shotgun sequence genome:
ACATCTTAAAAACGGTTGTTTTGACTAGTAATAAACATGATAGCCATGGTGCTAAGCTACCATTAATTATCTGTCATTATTAGCCACTGATAATGTCAACTATCTGGATCAATTCTTATCTGAATTTAAAACTACTGGCTAAATAGTACAAATGCCACATATTCAGAATTTTCTTCATCCCTAATACATTCTAATACATGCCACATGACGCTCAATTTCAAGCAATTCATCATATATGCGCACAAATGAAGCAGAACATATTTTCAGTTGGCCTGCCAACAATCCTACCAGGACTTCGTAGTCAGGAACAGTGTGAGTTCCTAAACCATTCCGGTCAAAGGTCACCCTATAGGTGGCTGCACTTGTGTCAACTGCATCAATTTGTCCTGTGAATAAACCATCGTGAACTCCTCGGAGACGAGCTGTGaagcaaaaaaaatgcatttcaatgcgCAAGACTGCCTTAGGTAACAGAATTGTTTAAACAGTAATGAATACCGTGAAACAATGCCACAGAATTTACTATTTATGTAATTTAAGTATACAAGTACATATAGCATGAAAGCAAACATGTCCGTGAAAGACCCCAAAAATTCTCCATAGCATTACAATATGGCCTGTTTATTAAAATGCTTATCAGTCTTTAGAAATAGCCATCGAAGCCAACTAGTGCACGAATCCATTAAAATGTAGCACTACATTTACTTTAAGGGAAGAGAGCCATTTGTTTCCATTTTGAcataaaattcaaaaacacttCACTTTCAACATCAATACACTGTATCCCATTGTCTAAAAATGTCACCTTATCAAAGCAGCACAGCTCAACGTTACCTGTGACTTTCGTTCCTATAACTAAAGGCAGTGGGATTTCTTCTGGGAGGTCTTTGCAGTGCGATACATCCGTAAATTTCCTTTGCTGGAGCAACCGGATTTTCTGCCTTTTTTGCTTTAATGCGGATCGCTCCTCAGTGAGGAATGCAGACGAGCACCTTTGGGAAGAACCATACTGGTCGTTTATCAAACTGTATCACcatcaaaacaaaacatgtgaTGTCATTTGTAAATGCACGGAATGTTTTTGGTACCTTTTTTCCTGATGAAGAGGGATTAGTGTCCCAGGTTTTATTTCTTAATCAATTGCTCAATTTCAGTCCTTTCTTTATAGGTAGCACACACAACAAACAGCACTGAACTTCACGTAACAAAAATACTACACCATACCGTCTTGGTTTGCCCATCAGTCTTCTGATAGTTCCCCATTCAACTCTAGTCAGCTTCCTAGTTTTGAGGTTTGGGAACGACTCTTTCAGGCAAAGACAGAAGTCATTATCCCCTTCAAATAGCGGCCTACGTACAAAACAGCCAGAAAATATTAATGTGGAAAAGATCCTAGGCATATCAAACTGACGATAAATTTTAACTGCTCaaaatagttttattttaagACTCACCTGTCAATATTTGAATAAAACCATTCATAAATGCACCATTTATGTGCTTTGGGAAGTTTGAGTAGGTTCCGTAATCGCAACCCAATTTTTTGTGATGCTTTCTTATCCGGTGTTGGGAAGCTTGAAAATTTCTGTGGTACCACAAgcagaaaaattatttttaaatgtaacacaaGCAAAGGAGCTGCATAATCCCCCCAAATACCAGCAAAATTCCAGGAGCAACAGTACTGCTGTTTTATAAGAATGATTATGCAGTCCATACTGTTGTCCTTTCAAAACAGCAAATGCATGTTTGGTTACTTCGGGAAGGGAAAGATAGTGGATTCTTTTAGACCTGAGGCACAGTTGTCACTCTCTGACTTCTTCTAGGAGACCTGGAGGTGAACTGCCCATCGTCATCCTCGTAGACCAAACGACTTCTCTTTGAGCTTCTGGTTGGCTATAACCCATTGGACAAATACAAGTTCTCATGATGGAGTCATATTTGCACCGAACGCACATCAAAACTTACAATAAGTTGCTTGAAGTAAGCAAGACAAAGTACAGTTTTCAATATTAATGGAAATGATATTACTGTATCCATGGCTGGAAATGAATTCCTTCCCCTTGAGTTCTGAGACTTTGGtaaactttgtttttcattccaCGTACTGGATAAACTTCCTTCTGTAATAAGAAGCATGTTAATTTTGGATCCGAAAGCAATGTTTTTACGTCCCATATACTAACACACTAATGCTTCTTTGCATAAGACACTTAAATTTTTCTTCATTTGAAATGCATCCAACAATTCAGTACAATAAAAGGAATGTCATCCAAAAGGACCAAATATCACTGCAAAGACAGCATCGCAGTGAACATACCTTGAAGCATATAATCCCCAAACATATTTATAATGATTATAAATATAATAGcctttttattaaaaaagagGAAATGTATATTGAGCTTAAATACTGAACAATGTGTTACCTTTCAGACTCACAAGTGCTTTTGCAGAAGAGCctaaaaagagaaaaaggaTTTTAAATTCACTCAAtgcaaaaaaggcaaatatgCCATGCAAAAAAGTGGGAAGTATACATGACTGTCTGGTGACACTGAAATTCTGGTTCTGTGACTCCCTttcatactgtatttgaaaaggCTAAGAGAAAGTCTAATTCAGACTTAAGGTaaccacaaataaaaaaaaaagaagtataCGAAAATTTGCAAAGATATTCCATGATCTGCATGTATTACTCCGGAATGAAaatcagaacaaaaacaaaattaagctTTAGAAATGATTACCAACAATTTTGGATAATGAGTTTAACAGAAAAAGATGACATCACTAGCTTTCAGTGTGTAACCAATTTTGTAGATGCAGGAATGAGAAAAAAACGTCAAAGTAGCAAAGCGATGTGATTGACTaatctttgattttttttacccTGGTCTCAATCTACAGGCACATGCTTGAGGTACAAGTTAATACTGCTGACTAAAGTCAGGTGCTTTATGCAATAAATTCAACTGATTTACATtgcattcatgttttttttttcaaggtaAATTACATTTCAGTTAGGTTATACAGCTAGTTATTTTAGCTGACTAATCCAAATTTGGCCTCACTTGAAGCAGCAACCTCTGGGCTGCATGTCTGTTACCCAGGTTGCCATTTAGGTATCCATAGCGATACTGCATTTTGAGCAAGTAGCCTGGACTACAcaagaaaacattaaaaaaaaaaaaaaagcatcttcTGCAGTGCTACCAGAACATCCAGCAGGAACCCCACAATGCACCTGGTGGGCTGTCTCTCAAGACAACTGCAGCATTTGTTTCTGTAATCAAACCCACAAGCATGGAATCGGAGGGATTCCTTGCAGAATATCCTGCCATATTGCAGAAAACAATTCCATAAGCTCCACTGACTCAAATACTTTACATGCTATCCTGGCTGCAGGACATCCAAACAGCCTAAGTGTGACAAAATGGTATTTCAATTTTAATGCAATGCACAAAAATAGTTTTATATGATAAACTAAACTATACATACATGGCTTAAATATACTACTCAAAACTGAGAATCTAACTGTTCTGCATTCATAATCCTTTATAAGCCAAGCAAAACATTTAAGCAATGTGAACAGGTTGTCCTGAAAATATTTAACAATCATGAACAACAACAGCATGGCTTAATCTTTGAAAGTGAAACAATGATTTAGAACCTTGTCTTGAATATAGGAGGTAAACCAGAAGAAGCAACTACAAAGATGAAGTAAAGAACACACACAGCGTCAATCACAGAGAAGTTATGATAGGACAGCATAACAAAAACATTCAATCTCAGTACAACACACAGTGAGCCTACAAAGTACCAGTAATATAATTATGAAAGGAACATACATTATTTAGTACTTAGGCTTTCAAAGGGAGAGATTATGTAGAAGACCAGAAAACAGCCTGGTTTGGTAAATCatattcaaatatatatatacacacacacacacataccgaATCGATACTTCTGGCTATTAAGGTTTACGAATCTGAGGCAGTttaataacattaaataaactaCACCTCGACTATATTAGCGAACTCTCTAAGATTTTGATGATTTATGCAACTCTTTAGCAGCAACGCAACAACCTTTCCCATCATAACAAAACATGGTTCACTGGAATTAATCAAGTATCAAACAAAGCAGCAAACAAGGGGCAAGTTAAAACCaagcattttcattttacatCTGGGCCCATTTGTCTATTACAATTACAATGTCATAACTACCCAGCAGACAATAACCCCtaagaaaaactataaaaacataATAGCCAGTAACAAATCTAGCGTTCAGTTAAATAAGGTCAAGTGGAACAGACATGTATCCATATTTTGCTTTAAGTAATAATCTATTTAGCTAGTACCAAGCATGACCCACGTTCACGTAGCTAAGTATTAACGCAGTAAATATTAGCTACGGCTACTAAACTTGTTAACCAACTAGCTACAGTGTTATTTTGACAGCGTTACCTAGCTGTCTCTACAGTAATGTCAGAGCACCGGAAAATGCAGAATTATCACCTACCAAATTTTAAATAACGAAAGATGCATTTATAGCTAACCAGATAGTTAACGACTGTTTAATTATCCGGAAAAATGCGCAGCATTGATCTACGTTTAAGGTAATCCAATACCAACCCATACAACACGGCAATGTACATAATTTAAGACAACCGAAGCTGTTTAGTTCTCCGTCTGAAGATGGtgtattaaatataataatgtGAATGATATCGCCACTGGATTAACTAGCTAGTATTCCTGTCAAGGTTGAAGAGCTACGTTGCTCAAGTTAAACAGCTGGTCAAAACACGGGATATTTGCGTCATATAAACAACCTAAAGCGCACGGCGTTCACGAAATACCACTAACGTTTCGCAGTATTTTGGACTGATTCGTGTCGTTAACGTCTCGGTGAACAGCAAACAATCGCGACTTTTCCCCTGAGCGTTTTTAAAAACCTTACTTAGTTTTCCTGTGACTTACTTTCATCCagaagctgctccagctccGCCATCTTGAATCGGCCGCGCCGCTTTTTCAAAGGCTGCCGGTcgtggtgcattgtgggatacagGCTGCCGGAGAGGGTTCTTCGAATGCCAGTCACACGATTCTAATCTCTTTCTGAATATAATGTATATAGAGAGTAGACATAATACCAGAAACAACTGAAATATATGGTCAAAAGTCTATAGAGAGTGGTGCTACCCTTTGCCTTCACATCAGTTTCCATGCTTCTAAGAAATACTGTTATACAAGTTCTGAATTGTACGTAGTGGTATACTCAACCAACCTCCAGGTCGCTGAAAGATGAAGAAGGTGGAAATCTGTTTCACTTGGCGAACTTCAGAACGTCCTATAAAGTTTCAGTGCTGCTTAGGTTCTGGTGATTTGGGCTTTTGGCTGTTGTTCATGAAGCCGCTTTGTAGTTTGTGTTGCAGTGTGCATACAGTGTAACCATTGGACCCAAAGAATTGTATGAAATGGTTGCCCATATCATTATTGACCCATCCATCATGTGTAACATTCGCCAACACATTTTTTGAATTGAAGGCATCCATTGGCTTTCCAGATGTAGGAAAAGTGGATGAAAGATGATTCATTACACCATATAAAGCTGCTTCTTTGTTTATCTGTATAATTTTCAATTTACCTGTGTTTGGCATATGCTGACTTGATTCTTCCCCTTGGGACTTTAAATAATTTTGCAGTTTTTGTGACTTATTCAGCTGCAACTCTGTGTAAGTTACTTTATGATGCTTTGAAATCTTGCATATAAAAGTGATAAAAATGTAAAGTGATTGCCAGACCACTTTTTTTACATAATAGATATGACTATAGTGGAATTCAACTTAAAACTCAACTTTGTAGCAGTTCTTGTAATTGTGATTTGGTTACTTCATACACTCATTGTTAGTCACTTTCAAATGTCATATTATGACATAAATAGTAACATACATACAGGCCGTGgagaaattaataaaacattgtgtgaattttaaattttatGACACACACAAGAAAAATGTGTTCTTGGTTACACaaaagcttggcagtgaaggatcattaaaaaatatgatgataccaCCGTAATAGGTCTGATCAGCGAGGACGATGAGATggcctacagggaggaggtcaGACTCCTGGCAGAATGGTGTCAGGACAACAACCTCACCCTCAACATGAGCAAAACTAAGGAGATGATTGTGGATTTCCGCAAACAGGCAACAGAGCACAGCCCCACCTACATCGGAGGTGAGGCTGTAGAGCAGGTCAGCAGCTTTAGGTTCCTCGGAGTCACCCTCACTGACGACCTTAAATGGTCAACTCACACTGTGGCAATCGGTCTTTGACAGTTGATGTCACACTCGCTAAAGTCGCAGTGTATTCtgggtcgaatcgccattttgcaGGTATATAACTCAAGAGCAAGCGTTTGCATTCGCCTTTATCCTTCGAAAGATGGGATACTcgtgctgtgtgaaaggctgtcatactaaatcacaaggcagaaaggtggaccacaacaTAAGATTTTTTCGGATTCCCACTTGGAAAAAAGGATATGGACGGCAGGTAGAGGAGGTGTTAAATTAttccatgtattattatttattatgcatttgtaAGGCTGTCTACATGATTACAGTTAACTTCATCATATAATTCCTAATAACTTAActtgaacataagaaatttattgaagtagccatttggctgcatccagacctgttagaatctaatatgCCTGGACCATGTCCCCTCTTAGTCTAATTTGTTCGAGGCTGTACAGATTTGTTTGCAACTTGATTACAAGTTAGCGTACCTTTGCAGTGACGATTGTGTTGTCGCAGTACTGCGTTCGAAATGTGAACAGATCCTACACCCAGCCATTGATGAAATGTCCGTGGGCTTCAAGAGATTTATAGTTCTTGAACTGTTCATATGTGTAAGCGCTGATACCATAAACAAGGTAGTTTGTTATATCCAGAGATGAAGTTAGAGGCAACAATGTCGCGTCGGAATTCCATTTTTTATGTGAGATCATACGGATCTATATTGCTGATTATTGACAATTTAGCCAAATACTGATCCCTGGCGTCCTTCGTAAGTTTTTCTCTGTAAGGAATTTTCTcgttctgctttttcttctccATTCTTCCTAGTGTTTGCGTCCGCGAATACCTTCAAAATGGCGAAGgggggcgtgtcagacagtgcagacacgtgactgacaaagaccgataGTCAAGAAAGCCCAACAACGCCTCTACTTCCTCAGGAGACTGAGGAAAGCCCGGATGTCTCCCACAACCCTGTGCAGATTCTACAGGTGTACTGTGGAATCCATCATGACAGGATGCATCTCATCCTGATACAGCAACTGCTCAGTCCAGGACAACAGAACTCTGCAGCGTGTGGTGAACTCAGCACAGAAGATCACGGGTACACAGCTCCCTGCGATCCATAACATCCACACTACACACTGTCTCAGGAAAGTGAACTGTATCAGGCGGaaccccagccaccctgcactgtCACTTTTCACCCTCCTCCCATCTGGGAAGTGACTCAAGTCCATTCGGACGCGCACCTCCAGGttcaggaacagtttctacccAACTGCAATCAGACTCATGAACAATCAGTAGCCTTGTGTCACCTCCACTGCTACCCACACATATACTTCTGCCATTGTCTCTAAGATTCTGGTCTTATTTATATTCACTTTATCATTACATTCacttattttgtgttttttttttttttgtcgacttgtctatgttcactgtctgcaggggCACACGCAAGTAAGTATTTTATTGTACATGGTACTCGTatttgtacatatgacaataaaagaattgaactgaattgactaaagacatgcagtttggcTAACTGGTGTCACTAAATGACCCATGTGTTTGTgagtgtatgcatgtatgtgccctgcaatggactgggaCCCAGGATGGGTCTCAGCCTTGTACCCTATGCTATCTAGGATAGGCTGCAGGTGAGCTGTCTGGGGGCCCCCCGAGTACCatgttgggaaacactgcgatggtgtatttattgatttcaattaaataaaagTTAAGAAGACTCAAGTGTCACTTTATTCTTGTACTATGGTATTTTTGCAGTTATACAGTTAATTGATTGGCATCTCTATGTGCAAATGTGTTTGAACCCTGCGATGGAGTGGCGTCTCATTCAGGGTGTCTCCTgccctgtgcatcctgggatcAGCTCTAGCCCCCCCTGCCACCTGACAGGTTAAGTCATTTGAGGATGGATAGAGCATTTCAATCATTCAAATGATCATTTATCAATCGGTTCTTCAACATATCTaggttaaaaataaacattaactTCTTCTGTAATTGTGTTAGCAAATTATTAATTTGATTATTATGATGCagcatgttttctttttttcccataatgcatttagTGCTGTTACAACAGCAGTTCCGGCCAAGCTGACATTGCATGTTGTCTGAGACCGAGCTGGACTTCTTCATATCTGGTCATCACACCTGCACAGCCCATGGACGGAAGGTTCCTGCCTCTGGAGGGGGACACTAaaacaaatttttatttttgtttaaattacATCATGAATTCGTTTAGCCTCAGCATTACAATCTTCACAATGAAAAGCAAAACATTCAAACAAGTTTTGTATAATTCTGTGTAATTCGAGTAATGCACATCTAAGCAACTATGAGAAAATGACAAATGAAATAtgggtgattcctgttttggaCCACATACTTGGCTGTCTGTTTTTTGAAAATTGGAAtgattgtattttatggtttaaacattttgtcaggactataccatacttagctatgaggaatgcatgtttgccaagctcaggggttgaaaatattataattatgggatgttttttgtatatatttctcctaacgttttccaccctgttagggacatgtacatggtaatcacaaagtttaaataatgtacaagtcaaacaatactgaacttttctgggatacaatgtgtcccttttgctatgataaaagtttcattcttgtagcattaacagttttaattttatgaagagtacaatgtcagaataatggaatctgtgcattttttgtccccattttgttgtcttgtaaggaattttattaattagaaataaaagtatatgtagatgcattatatgcacctcatttaacaaaacaatatacaaatataccaaACACTTACTGCTGTGATtcgaatatttttttaaatcattgcctaacagggtggaatagAATATAACAGGGTGGAACCGAGTCGGCCTCTTAACAAGTAGATTCAGATTCACAAcaacaatactactactacaactaataataatagtaataataataataataataataccactgtagtaacataaataattaagaaatacactcataataataatactttttgattataccattattattcattatcatacacaagaaatacactcaaataataaatctacaattttaatgaaaataataaatttctactcagtaggctgcatatcccatacatagcctaacagggtggaac
Encoded proteins:
- the LOC111834733 gene encoding protein lin-9 homolog isoform X1 codes for the protein MHHDRQPLKKRRGRFKMAELEQLLDESSSAKALVSLKEGSLSSTWNEKQSLPKSQNSRGRNSFPAMDTPTRSSKRSRLVYEDDDGQFTSRSPRRSQRVTTVPQKFSSFPTPDKKASQKIGLRLRNLLKLPKAHKWCIYEWFYSNIDRPLFEGDNDFCLCLKESFPNLKTRKLTRVEWGTIRRLMGKPRRCSSAFLTEERSALKQKRQKIRLLQQRKFTDVSHCKDLPEEIPLPLVIGTKVTARLRGVHDGLFTGQIDAVDTSAATYRVTFDRNGLGTHTVPDYEVLSNEPHETMPISAFAQKQRPSRFQALMTPPRVPYAPSSQPALMDNDPLLGQSPWKSKMLGTEGETLGGFPVKFLVQVTRLSKILMIKKEHIKQLKEMNTEAEKLKSYSMPIGFEFQKRYATIVLDLEQLNKDLNKVLHEVQQYCYKLAPEQGMQPADQPTDLRRRCEEEAEELVRQANTHPSGQLCVQNKGLTHLISSLTTLLLQIKSLAEESDLNSFEFKSLTDSLNDIKNSVDSSNTSCFQNNVEIHIAHIQSGLSQMGNLHAFAANNTNNI